In one Cyprinus carpio isolate SPL01 chromosome B2, ASM1834038v1, whole genome shotgun sequence genomic region, the following are encoded:
- the phb2a gene encoding LOW QUALITY PROTEIN: prohibitin-2a (The sequence of the model RefSeq protein was modified relative to this genomic sequence to represent the inferred CDS: substituted 1 base at 1 genomic stop codon), translating to MVPRGNPGLASPRAWTVTVTYSGEQDSMASKDPGGFLQQLRQVVSRMGSGPRGAGVGLKLLIGAGALAYGVKEATYTVEGGQRAVIFSRIGGMQMDKLKXVCLTFRIPWFQYPIIYDIRARPRKISSLTGSKDLQMVNIGLRVLSRPIASQLPIMYQQLGKDYDERVLPSIVNEVLKSVVAKFNASQLITQRAQVSLLIRRDLIERAKDFNIILDDVAITELSFSKEYTAAVEAKQVAQQEAQRAQFYVEKAKQDQRQKIIQAEGEAEAAKMLGQAVMKNPGYLKLRRIRAAQNIAKTVAASQNKVYLCADSLVLNLQDSSFDNLSLGK from the exons ATGGTGCCACGGGGTAACCCAGGACTTGCATCACCACGTGCTTGGACTGTCACAGTGACCTACAGCGGAGAGCAGGACAGCATGGCGAGTAAAGATCCCGGA GGTTTTTTGCAGCAGCTGAGGCAGGTTGTCAGCAGGATGGGGTCTGGCCCGCGAGGGGCTGGGGTGGGTTTGAAGCTGCTCATCGGAGCTGGAGCTCTTGCCTACGGGGTCAAAGAAGCCACATACACAG TGGAGGGTGGCCAGAGAGCCGTTATCTTCAGCAGAATTGGAGGGATGCAGATGGACAAActca AATAAGTCTGTCTTACATTTAGAATACCGTGGTTCCAGTACCCCATCATCTATGATATTCGAGCCAGGCCCAGAAAGATTTCATCCCTCACTGGAAGCAAAG ATCTTCAGATGGTAAACATAGGTCTTCGTGTGCTGTCTCGACCCATTGCCTCCCAACTGCCGATCATGTACCAGCAGCTGGGAAAAGACTACGACGAACGTGTGCTTCCTTCTATCGTCAATGAGGTGCTTAAGAGTGTGGTGGCAAAGTTCAATGCCTCCCAACTGATCACACAGAGAGCCCAG GTGTCACTACTCATAAGGCGAGATCTAATTGAGAGAGCTAAAGACTTTAACATCATCCTGGATGACGTGGCCATCACAGAGCTCAGCTTCAGCAAAGAATACACTGCTGCTGTGGAGGCCAAACAAGTTG CCCAGCAGGAGGCCCAAAGGGCTCAGTTCTATGTAGAGAAGGCCAAACAGGACCAGAGACAGAAGATTATACAGGCTGAGGGTGAAGCTGAGGCTGCTAAAATG TTGGGTCAAGCTGTTATGAAGAACCCTGGCTACCTAAAACTCAGACGTATCAGAGCAGCCCAAAATATTGCCAAAACG GTGGCAGCTTCTCAGAACAAGGTGTACCTGTGCGCAGACAGCCTCGTTTTGAACCTCCAGGACAGCTCCTTTGACAA CCTGTCACTGGGGAAATGA